From Chiloscyllium punctatum isolate Juve2018m chromosome 36, sChiPun1.3, whole genome shotgun sequence, the proteins below share one genomic window:
- the LOC140460280 gene encoding uncharacterized protein isoform X2: protein MEKPEESRPMKKPWKCGYCGKGFCAPSALETHRRSHTGERPFSCPECRKGFIQASTLLTHRRVHTGERPFSCPQCGKVFSNSFALLRHQRIHKGERPLSCPECGKAFSDSSHLLTHRRVHTGVRPFSCCECRKTFTQASALLIHQRLHTEERPFSCPECASCTKFPMSCIRWNSE, encoded by the exons atggagaaacctgaggaatcccgTCCCATgaagaaaccgtggaagtgtggctactgtgggaaaggcttctgtGCCCCGTCTGctctggagactcatcggcgcagtcacaccggggagaggcccttcagctgtcccgagtgcaggaagggctttatCCAGGCatccaccctgctgacccaccggcgggtccacacgggggagaggcctttcagctgccCTCAGTGTGGGAAGGTCTTCAGCAATTCCTtcgccctgctgaggcaccagcgaatCCACAAGGGGGAGAGGCCACtctcctgccccgagtgcgggaaggccttcagtgattcctctcaCCTGCTGACCCAtcggcgggtccacacaggggtgaggcccttcagctgctgtGAATGCAGGAAGACCTTTACCCAGGCCTCTGCCCTGCTGATCCACCAGCGGCTCCACACAGAGGAgcggcccttcagctgcccagagtgcg cctcctgcactaagtttccaatgtcgtgtatcagatggaacagtgaatga
- the LOC140460280 gene encoding uncharacterized protein isoform X1: protein MEKPEESRPMKKPWKCGYCGKGFCAPSALETHRRSHTGERPFSCPECRKGFIQASTLLTHRRVHTGERPFSCPQCGKVFSNSFALLRHQRIHKGERPLSCPECGKAFSDSSHLLTHRRVHTGVRPFSCCECRKTFTQASALLIHQRLHTEERPFSCPECGKGFSDSSTLQTHQRVHTGERPFSCCECGKCFARASNLQTHQRIHTGERPFSCPECRKCFTQATTLQKHQQVHIGERPFSCPGCSKVFTCSSHLRRHQQVHVP from the coding sequence atggagaaacctgaggaatcccgTCCCATgaagaaaccgtggaagtgtggctactgtgggaaaggcttctgtGCCCCGTCTGctctggagactcatcggcgcagtcacaccggggagaggcccttcagctgtcccgagtgcaggaagggctttatCCAGGCatccaccctgctgacccaccggcgggtccacacgggggagaggcctttcagctgccCTCAGTGTGGGAAGGTCTTCAGCAATTCCTtcgccctgctgaggcaccagcgaatCCACAAGGGGGAGAGGCCACtctcctgccccgagtgcgggaaggccttcagtgattcctctcaCCTGCTGACCCAtcggcgggtccacacaggggtgaggcccttcagctgctgtGAATGCAGGAAGACCTTTACCCAGGCCTCTGCCCTGCTGATCCACCAGCGGCTCCACACAGAGGAgcggcccttcagctgcccagagtgcggtaaaggcttcagcgattcctccaccctgcagacccaccagcgggtccacacgggggagaggcccttcagctgctgtGAATGCGGGAAGTGCTTTGCCCGGGCCTCCAACCTCcagacccaccagcggatccacacgggggagaggccctttagTTGTCCCGAGTGCAGGAAGTGCTTTACCCAGGCCACCACACTTCAGAAACACCAGCAGGTCCAcataggggagaggcccttcagttgTCCCGGGTGCAGTAAGGTGTTCACCTGCTCAtcccacctgcggaggcaccagcaAGTTCACGTACCATAG